AGATgaaattaagaaaaatgataatCATATGTACGATAatcattttaattataatattatctcATCAAGAATTcagaaaaatgaaaaaacaaattcatatattttaaactctaatgaagaaatatattcaaCATTAATAgataattcatataatataataactaatattatgaatagtaattctaataatgataatatatataatatcataaCGCCAAATATTGATGAACATAAATTGAACtctaaatatatttttctccatcattcaaatattaatatggattattggaaatatataaatataaaatactggtatgattatgatattattttgtatttctttttaaatcttttaaaaaattgtaaCAATGGTCACCTATTTGAGAATATcatactttttatatataaggaATATGAAcgaatatataaaaaaaggtTTGTTGAAAATGATACGAGTAGTAACcaattaaataataaggatattatgaatgatacaaataatatgaatgatacaaataatatgaatgatacaaataatatgaataatatgaatgatacaaataatatgaataatatgaataatatgaataatataaataatatgaataatatgaataatataaataatatgaataatataaataatatgaataatatgaataatataaataatatgaataatataaagaattCCATTCATTCAGAAATACCTTACACagattttttaataaacattatttctgaattaaaagaaattcctttaaaatttaaaggAAATTTAAAATGTTCTCAACTTTACAACCTTAATAATGATGTGTATAGagaatttatttatataaacaaattatataatttttcaaagTTACAAAATGTTCCCTATGAACAGAAATTTTTAGAGAGTCTAAATTTTCATTACATACCTAACATTAtggaaataaataatttcctcctaattttaattaatatattaaaacaaaaaggtaataatataatagatAAATCAGCTATGGAAATGATTTTCAACAATATAAATCTTGATTTTAGTAGATATGATACAAATTATGAGGAAGAACATTTAAATCGAAAGATGTCAGtacttttaaaatatattaacgAAAATCTGAAACACCTACTATCACTGCAGGATGAAAATTTTActtatttaataaattctCTTATAGGATTATTAATGCATGATCAAAAGTTTGTAGAAATAATTAAAACTTACGATATtctaattatatattataccCAAAGGGATAAAGAAATAGGagatattattaataacaGGAACAAAAGCaaagaaataaatgaaaCTACTAATGATGGTGACAAGGATTTTATAAATGTCAAAAGTgaatatatgtatgaaaagaaactaaatataaatgacatttttaaagaataacataaaattgttaaaaaattgtataaataatacatatatatatagaggtatttttttttaattttcaacttatatattcattttatattttttaaaatcaATTTAGTAAGTGTTTAAAGATATTGACTTCATTATTCTGTGATGATATAATACCATAATATTAAGAAACAAATACCAAATGCTTAACTTATAAGGCAAagattataatatatcaacatattattattgtagaaaatataattttttagatcaatttaaatattataattgaaaaaaaaaattaaaattgCATACTTATTTGTTATGCCGAAGGTTTAATTAGTTATAgtttaatttatatgtacatataatattgattTGTATTTGtaatttgtatatttgttaatgtatatatatttatatatttgtactTAGTAAGTAAATTTTGTTATTCattacaatattttttctttatttattatcaaaGTTCAAGTTATATACTTGGAACACccataaaaatgaaatatttatttgtgCACTTAATTTGTTGGAAAAATATTTGCagtatttttttgttacaTTTGTTTGATGTCTAATTTGTTATTgatttctattttattatatattttatctttatttttatttgaaatacttaatattttatttatttgtatatttatttatattcctctttatttttttttttttttttcgaaaaaattttttactAATTAATAAGAATCAATTTAATTtgttatttaatatatttcaaatttaattattaagattgcacatttatatataggtATATAAATGCcattaatttattatatatatatatatatatatatatatttgtatttaatATGTGTTAGCAActtgtaatatattagaaaaaaaaaaaaaaaaattaaacatCGTAATACGAATGAAAATGCAGacacttttttttttttNNNNNNNNNNNNNNNNNNNNNNNNNNNNNNNNNNNNNNNNNNNNNNNNNNNNNNNNNNNNNNNNNNNNNNNNNNNNNNNNNNNNNNNNNNNNNNNNNNNNNNNNNNNNNNNNNNNNNNNNNNNNNNNNNNNNNNNNNNNNNNNNNNNNNNNNNNNNNNNNNNNNNNNNNNNNNNNNNNNNNNNNNNNNNNNNNNNNNNNNNNNNNNNNNNNNNNNNNNNNNNNNNNNNNNNNNNNNNNNNNNNNNNNNNNNNNNNNNNNNNNNNNNNNNNtttttttttttttttttttttttggaataaataaaaatttttatcaaCAATTATCAAAtacacttttttttttaatttttaacttttttttattttttattttttgttttatgctatttttttttttttttgtacaCAATATGGGTAATACTGTAAATAAAGAGACAGTTGTTACTAATGAAAATGTAAAGGTTAAAACGATAATACCCcaaaaaaagtataatattttaattttggGCCTGAATGGGTCAGGTAAAACgacattattatatcataattttattccaggttaataataaaataactGAATTATAATATAGCTAACTGATTATtacatttcttttttttttttttttttatagctatattaatttatataatatcatttgtatattattttatgttgAATTGTAATTTTGCACAATTAtttagaatatatatatatatatatatatatatatatatattcactcataaaaagaatattttttattaactgtttcatataataatatttttacattataattcatattcgcatttatatatttttattaaaagaatgGACAAATATAACGTCTTATATGGAGCCCACAATTTCGTATCATTATGAGGAAATTAAATGGATAAATGGAAGACTTGGTTTTTGGGATTTACCTGGAAATCCTTTggttatttttttaatacataatataataatatttatatatacataattttttttttttgttttttttttttattataaattttttatatatgacaCAATATAATTTTACTTTCTTAGATGAGAAATATTTGGCcattaatatatagaaatgTAAAAGTGAACgctattttatatattattaacattatGGATATATCAGATGAATGTATATCGGAAAATAACTCATTAATAAGCCTTTTGTTAAATGATGAATGTTTACAAACCTCATGTATTGTTTTAGTATTTAACACTTTTAATGAGGTACACAGCATACAAGAAAATCTTAAAAATGATATGcttattaaatataaaattgaagatttaataaatcattatGGAAATCGAATACATTATCTTTTCGTTGATTGTAAAAATTGTAAGATGGACAAAGGATGGATACAACTAATGCAACAAATATCCTATTacttttgaaaaaaaaaaaaaataaataatatatatgataaagaacatatatgtttattaatatatattaattaagGTCTTTTGCATTCaatctatatattttatttttattctataaatataaataaatatataactaactaactaaatatatatatatatatatatttttcatttcatatataaaattaacaagactaaacattatataatataaataaaaatataattaaattaaatatttatgaaaaaatatcaaTTTCTgattataagaatatttataatttgttatatttgaaatataatatttcattatatataaaaataaatatataataaaatatataaattttatagaATGTGccttttattatataataaatataatataatattatatatatataatatacattattatatataaattaacgttataaaaatataattatattataatatttatttatttatgtatgtatattttcttaCCTATATACCGAattttataagaaaaaaataatgtacttttaatttgtttgttttttaggaataaataaaaataataattttatagttgcatgaacaaaaaaaataatataatttagtctatatggtatatatataaatatatatatatatataataatatatatatttaatatatataatgtatttatttgagttaaaaaaaaaaaatcatgTTGCAAATGCTcatatattacaaatatagatataaatttaaaaataaaaaaaaaataatatatagttaatattctttttttttctttcgttttgattatttattaatttttttttttctttttttctgttattgtttttaaccactaatatatattgtattatatattattatttatatacgataaaatatatattgtaataaataaaaattgtatatttttttttttttttttttttgaaaaacAAGTTTAAATCTCACCAAAATTAAGGacaattttattatttttattataattttaatttttattttactattacttctttttttttttttcttcacataaagaagaaaaataggaaactaatatatattaatatatataatatatatatcatatactttatatgtataaaaattatatataattgtaacattaatgtatgtatatatatatatatatatataattatatattatacacattattattttttatatttgtattataaaattaatataaaagtacgatatttttaatatgatatgtcaatttatgttttgtaatttttaccaaaataacataaatatatttatgtgatatgttatattttaaagtattttaaacaaaaaatttttattatttattatatattataaacaaatgatgaaaatttttttgtgaAATATTATGACGCTTTCGTctgataaaaatatataaataatatatatatatatatatatatatttatttatttatttatttatttatatattaatatttattatttttttttttttttttttttttttttttttttttttttttttttttttttttttttataaaataaaaaaataaaaaaaaaaaaatataaaaaaaaaaaaatttaataaaattaaaaNNNNNNNNNNNNNNNNNNNNNNNNNNNNNNNNNNNNNNNNNNNNNNNNNNNNNNNNNNNNNNNNNNNNNNNNNNNNNNNNNNNNNNNNNNNNNNNNNNNNNNNNNNNNNNNNNNNNNNNNNNNNNNNNNNNNNNNNNNNNNNNNNNNNNNNNNNNNNNNNNNNNNNNNNNNNNNNNNNNNNNNNNNNNNNNNNNNNNNNNNNNNNNNNNNNNNNNNNNNNNNNNNNNNNNNNNNNNNNNNNNNNNNNNNNNNNNNNNNNNNNNNNNNNNNNNNNNNNNNNNNNNNNNNNNNNNNNNNNNNNNNNNNNNNNNNNNNNNNNNNNNNNNNNNNNNNNNNNNNNNNtttttttttttttttttttttttttttttttttttttttttttttttgtatattttgtcttatataaaaagagagaaataaaataaaaaattaataaaaaaaacgaTTATATGGAtgttcaaaaaaataaacgAAAAAAtagtgataataataattgtaacaaattaaaatatataaataataataccaAGAGTAGTAATACAAcaaattttaaaaagttGAGAGATATTTCAAAAgagaatatattatttttatatgataaaaaagTGGAACATTTAAATAACAGAAAAGACAATTCTAATGATGATGcagaattaaaaaaaaaaaatgagaaaaTAGAAAGAATGAGTAAGTTcaatattaatgaaaatgaaaaaataaagagTAATAAAGATAAACATTCAATAAATATGTCTACCGTGTCAAGTTTTGAAGAggatgaaaataataataaaaaaaatgatattatagTAAGTAGTGAATATGCTCAAGtaagtaaaaataaaaatatgttaataatggataataaagaaaaagaagtGATAGAgcataataaaaataatttgaaCCATATATTTGAAGAAGTTTGTAGCATagacaataataatataaaggaTAACATTCCAATGTTAAATAAAAGATTAAGTGAtccaaataaaaaagaaaatgaaacatataatatccatgaaaataattatgaaaatgtttataatattaatcaatttaataataatataaagatgagacatgttttaaataatgTGAAAAGCTTAAAAAATTGGACagatgataatgatgaagatgaaaaagaaaaagaaatagaCCATTTTGATTTATCGACTGATTCTAGAAATCAAAATAGcaataatatgaatagtaacaattatattaatgatgtaaataaacataaattGATAAATAAAACTAATAGTTTTAAATTTGAAATGGATGAAGATAAGTGCAACAAAATGGATGACGATTTTTCAAAGaggaaaatattaaaaaagagGAGTGTATATAATCATGAAGATAGTGATGGTTCTTttattaaagaaataaatgaCGTCAATTTAGATATAAAGAACGATAATATATGTTGTtcatcttttaaaaaatctaaaaaaaaggaaaatcACGTACGTATAGATAAAAGTAATGTgaatgataatatgaaagAATTACATAGTAATAGTATGGGTTATATAGATATTagaaagaaaagaaaaaaagaattaagtaaagaattaaaaaatatggattGGTTAATTTATACTATTAGATATATGGATTATAGAAGATTACGTAGAAGATTTAGTGGTATTAGAAAACCTATCTctaaaaaaattgttttcattataactatattttgtttaatattaatttcatggaaatattttaatatatcatatgaaaataataagttTAGTTTTAGTTTTGAAATTCAAACAAGtttattgttttttgtTGAAGCTATTTTATTAACAATtggaataataatatttgcAAAATTTCAGACTCGTTTAAGTTTACATTGGCCTATTTATgcttcatatatatttattatatgtgctgtaattttattacttttttttgaaaatgataaattgGATAAAAATTCTCGAGGGgaacatatattaatgttaTATGGTATTGTACAATTAtcattaattattatagtaaagattataatatttagTGGTCCTCTTTTGGCGATATATGGATTTTTTTGTCCGTGTACCGAGCATTGTAGAATattgaaaaagaaaatttcAACAAATAAATTGAATATAACAATAAGTAGATATAACGATTTTGCTGGTATGTGTGGTAATAATGTATGTTGTTTATGCTTATGCGTATATCGTTCGTTTTATCGTCTTGtaaattgtttttataataaattttcgaattttaaatttaaaatgaTAACTGAAACAAATGACGAAGCTCCATTTAGTCATCAGTTAAGATATAAAGGGAAAACAGATATTTATGGAAGACCACATGGATATGGAGAATGGATAGAAGATCATTCTTATGGTGAAAAATTAAGAGGATTTTGGTATCATGGATATCCTGTAGGGCCATTTATATCACAAGAAATTGGTAGTGGTTCATTATTTGTTAATACGAGAGTAGGTTTTGCTGCATGTGTTGGCAAAGATTGGTCTGATGTTAGATATGGTGTAGCATGTACTGAATGTTCTATAAGTggtcatttttttaatgattTTCCACTTactcatttttttaattccaaaattgaaaaaaatgtatacGGTAGATTACCTACTAATAgatatgatattataataaaggatatattaaaagaaaattatgaagatattttatgttatgATTTAAAGTGGTGTTTTAACATGTTAAAAGTAAATAGTGGTACAACTAATGAAACGTGTTCAAATAATTGTATGATATCATTAGATCATGTTACTATGAGTTTAAAGgttcataattataaaagaatCGATACTGcaaaaaggaaaaatgATATCCTTGatgaaattaatattaaattagTACATGTGCcacatgaaaaaaaaaaaactaagAAAATTCATAAAAGGGacaaatttaaaaaattagaagAAAAATGGAAACAAGTagaaaatgatgaaaacgcattatatattaatcaAAATAAAGTTTATACTACTATAAGAAATGTAAATTCCTCTTCCAATAATAGGGAAATGAATGTACCTGTGCAAGAAAATTATCActcatattataaaaataaattttctGATAAATATTTAGATTCGGTGGATGATGATATTTATCTCtacaaaatgaataaaacACTACAACCAACAGAAATACATAAAGCATCGTATTGGTATGAATCAAGTGATAGTAAAAATCAAACCAAACAAAAAGAAGATAAAAGTAGAGATAAAAGTAGGGATAAAAgtaaagataaaaataaagataaaagTAAAGATagaaataaagataaaagTAAAGATAGAAATAAAGATAGAAATAAAGATagaaataaagataaaaacAAAAGTATAAACGATAATATAGAAGCTCCATTTAACAATAGCAATGTTATGATTGATCATCaatatgatgatgattTTACTTGTAATATTCTTGAATTACCAAAAAACGGTTATGAAAATTTTGAgattacaaaaaattatgaattagataatattaatactATTACACATCGAACCAATGTTCATGCAGCGCATGATAAGAACAGTAATAGTTATATGAATCCACTAGAACGtaatgtaataaataataaaaagaatataccaaatagtaataatatgaacGAACCAGGTAATAGGAATAGTTGCTCCTATGTTTCTTATCCATTGTGCATAAATGAATGTAAAGGTAGAAAGGGTAATTCAGTTAATTCAAATGTCGATGAGTTTGTTGTAGATATTAAAGGATACGAAGAAATATACCAACgtaataacaaaaaaaaaaaaacggtattaaataataatattaaaaatacGTATAATAATTACCATCCGAATTCTGGATGTACTAGACAAAATTTTCgtaattatgaaaaatatcTTCCTAATGTTAAAGATGTTTCAAAAAAAGACGCATCAGatatagaagaaaataaagatCAAAATATAGATGATTATTCTATTTTTAGTCAGAATGAATATTCAGCCTTTTTAGAAAATAGGaaggaaaatatttacGATAATATGAATTGTTTATTGTTTGAGAAACAAAATGTTGTGGGAATAAAAAGAGAAGAAAGTTCAGAAAAAAGTtgtgataaaaatatgataatgtGTAACAAAAAGGGTATTATGGATATGCCTAATTCCGAAGATGAAACAGAGATGGATAAGTTAAgtaaacataaaaaagaaaaatcaaaaaataaagagttacttaaaaaaaaaaaattttgtaataaaatgataGAAGAGAATTCTAATATAAACGAAATGTatgaaaattatgatatggataataaggagcattataaatatgatattgataaaaatgattatgAAGCTATACCAATAAGAAaggaaatattaaaaagtatGGAACATGAACATGAACATGAAcataatagtaataataagattgttgaaaataagaatatatttatgtcTGACATATTTAAATCCTTTATAAAATCTGGAGTTCAACgaaatatgaaaaagaattgtaatataatattatctaGTGATGAAATAGATGGTATAAGTTTAAAAAGATCAAATGtgaaaagaagaaaaaatgttataaagAAATCGTCTTATCGACTTTTAGGAAgtttaaaagaaaataatagaCGAAGAAGTAGTGTGTTTGATAAATCTACGAAAAAATTAAGTATgaataaaatgaaaaattctaaaataaaaagctttgttaataaatattcaaaaCAAGGGAAAAAAAGTTCTATATTCATAACTTCtggtaataaaaaatgggATAAATTATTACGTTCGAAAAAGTATAAgaagaattataaaaatgaaagaatAATAGGTACGATAGGTAATAAAATGAGGAATTTGAATGAATCATATGGAAATTTTAATACTCCTACTATATCACCAACCAATATAAAACGAAATAAAACTATAGCACAGGTATTTGCTGAAGAAGATGAATGGGAACAGTTTAGACATCAacataaacaaaaaattgTTATAGATGGATGGCAATCTTTATcattaaaacaaaatttgAATTTTATGCCAGAAGaaattcttatatatatacatggATATAATGTAAAATTAAATCATGGATGTTCTCAATTAGCACACTTAGTATCATTTTCTAAATTACCTGCATATATCCAACCATTTGTTTTTCATTGGGAAGGTGCTATGTGGGGTGCTTTCTCTGCTCTTTCCTATCCTGTTGCAAAGAAACGGACTGAAATGACTATATTAGGAAATTCATTTAGAACATTTATAAAGGAGCTTATAAATTCTGGTATTAAAAATGTTCACATTATTAGTCACTCATGTGGTTCCCGACTTTTCTTTAATGGTTTCCGAAGTTGTGTAGAGGacaatttattttataatgtattaaaaaataaagaatcggaaataaaaaagggTAATAATGTAAAGTCAAAAGGGATGGAACGTTCTACAACAGGAAAGGATGAGTATGTATCggatgatgataatgatgatagTGATCACattaatgataataatatgaatagtAGTAATAAGATGCATTCGAGTAACAACTTAACtaatagtaataaaataaacaatataaatgatatgaataatataaataatattgataatataaacagtagtaacaatataaacaatataaacCATAGTAACTCTATAAACCATAGTAACAATATTGGAAGTAAGGAAAACACAACAAGtaacaaaaataaaggGAATCTTAAAACAAACACTGGTAAAAAGAATAAGAAACAAAAGAAACAAATAATAGTGAAAACGGtgattttattaaatcCTGATTATCCATTAGATACTTTTCTTGAGAAAGATTTTTTCATGTTAAGGTCTCATTGTAATCATATAGTTATGTATGGTGATACAAGAGACCAAGCTTTAACATATTCAGAAACATGGAATAGAGAGAAATGTTTAggaaaaagaatatttaaGTTAAAATTAcctttatataaaattcaTCATTATGAAGATTATctaaatattaatagtgATGGAAATAAGTTTATGAAAAAGCGTTGTAAAGTTGAGCAGTATAAAGTTTGTGATAGTGTTTTATTTCCTATATCTTCATATGCTGATgaggaaaataaaaacaagTTAAAAGACATAGATAATAAAGatcaagaaaaaaagaataaaagagaatcaaaatgtataaataaagcATTTAAAACtgataaaaatgttttaaacTCATATACTCTCGATTTGAATGATGTTGGTGAAGGAGAAGGTGGAGTTTCTTGTGTTTCAGAAGATGTTTcacaaaattatttaaatgaaaattttttaaaaactCTTGAATTTAGTGATACTAGTTTAAAAACATTTAAAtctaaaaaaaagtttCGTTTTTCTACAgcttttaaaaaaattaaaaggaaatggttatttaaaaaacaaagaacaaatatttattttaatgaaaatacATTAAGTAAACGTTATTCATCCATgaaatttaaaaagaaatcttttaaaatgtctaatcaaaaatttaaaaaaaacgATACAGTGTATATATCATTTGATAAATATGCATGGTTAGACATGGATGTCATAGATACTACATTTGTTGAAACAAACGTagattttttaaaacattcCTTTTATCAAGTTAAAAGAGAAATTATTGATGATATCAGAGAAGTGCTTATATCAAATATAAGAGCACATGAAAGAGTAAGTAGACTTGATAGAAGAAGAGGAAATGTTTTTGTATTAAGGGTTGCCCCCGCTGGAGTAGGAAGTCTCCAcagataaaaatatacgactaaatatatgagtatatatatatatatatatatatatatatatatatatgtatatttacatattcatttatttatttattttaaaattataactTGTTTTGTATTGCTTAAGTAATTCTTcctttttgttttttctttttttttttttttttccattttttatattatgtttaatttattattttatataacattaccacaatgttattatatccTTTTTACCCTACGtaattgtttatatatatatatatatatatatatatatatatatatatatatataattttttatattctccttacattttcctttttcttatttttttgttttttcttttttgtttattgTATGCTGACGTTATATGTTCAATTTTTAAGTTTCTTCCACAcatacattatttttaatatgtatatttttattcatttttattttattttaattaaatttatttaatttaattgttttttatttttcttttttttttcttttttttctttctttttttttaataaatgtttcgatattatatataattattctttattttttctttatgataaatagaaaaaaaaaaagaagcataaatgttatatatgtCCGATGTttgatattttaaaaatttattaactTGAAActtaattataaaaataatgtctagtacatatttataataaaaataaatatgtatgattatgaatatcttttattttaccTCTATATGGAAAATAGCTTTCTACATAATATCTTTTATGTAattttagaaaatatattgttacTTTTATGTAGAACCTTTATATGgttgttttattttaatggtgtcaatttttttccttgatatatatatatatatatatatatatattttaatagtATGCTGATTAAAATGGGTgaagtatatatatatgttaacTCATATTATTGAAAAGTTTTATtgttcaaaaaaaataaaaaaaaaagaaatacatattattgataatatatatacatattgtgtgtatacaaaatataaagtaTAAACATATTTGTTGTAATTATcacgaaaaaaaaaaaaaaaaaaaaaaaaaatgtatataataaaaaaatttttaaaatgtatatgattatattttattttaatgtAGGTGGACGTGTAAATCTGATGGGGATGAGACATTATTGTATTGCCTAAAAACATAAGGATATTGAATAGCTGGTACACTTTCTATTAAgtaattttcttttaatttgaACCATAAATCtttaatttcatttataGTAAATGGATGATCCATACCTCTGTAAAAATATCTTGCTTCGTAAGTCATCAAAGATATTTTAACGCCTGGTCTTTTACCTTGATTGTAAAAAGCAGATAAAATACGAAATTTCGGTGAATTTAACCAGTATTTATCTATTCTTTCTAAAGGAGGAGGATCAAAAATTCTTGAATACCATAACATAAATGCAAAAGCAAACATTGACGTCCATGCATTtccaaaaaataaaaaagatcCATTTGTATACTGTCCTTCAAAAAATCTTCTCCATAATGGCATGCGACTATAATTAGGACATTCTAAAA
The genomic region above belongs to Plasmodium reichenowi strain SY57 chromosome 13, whole genome shotgun sequence and contains:
- a CDS encoding ADP-ribosylation factor, putative; protein product: MGNTVNKETVVTNENVKVKTIIPQKKYNILILGLNGSGKTTLLYHNFIPEWTNITSYMEPTISYHYEEIKWINGRLGFWDLPGNPLMRNIWPLIYRNVKVNAILYIINIMDISDECISENNSLISLLLNDECLQTSCIVLVFNTFNEVHSIQENLKNDMLIKYKIEDLINHYGNRIHYLFVDCKNCKMDKGWIQLMQQISYYF